The sequence CGCGATGGGGCTAACGCTGACCATTCCAGACTTTAAAGAAATTGCGCGTCGCCCCTGGCCCGTGTTGATCGGCGTGGTTGCACAATTTATCATCATGCCGCTCACCGCCGTCGCGGTGGCGAGGCTGCTCGGGCTGAATGAAATGCTCACGCTCGGTTTGCTCATGTTGGGCTCGGTGCCGGGTGGTACGTCGTCGAATGTGATCGCCTACCTTGCGAAGGGAGATGTAGCATTGTCAGTGGCAATGACGTCTGTCTCGACTCTGGTATCGCCAATAATGACTCCGCTGATCATGCTGTGGTTAGCAGGTCAGCAGACCGAGGTGGACGCGATGGGGATGGCGTGGTCGCTGGCGCAGACCGTGCTGCTGCCGGTGATCGGTGGATTGATTATTCGCTATTTCTTCGACAGTTTCGTCGAAAAGATCACACCGGCGCTGCCGTGGGTCTCCATTGTTGGGATTGGTGGGGTGGTCTTTCCGACGGTTGCCGCAAACGTGGAGCGTCTCGCCCAAGTTGGCCTCATCGTATTTGTTGCGGTGCTGTTGCATAACGTGTTCGGGTACGTGTTGGGTTGGGTGACGGGCAAGGTAGGGCGTTTCCGGGACCCCCAGGTGCGAACCTTGTCCACTGAGATTGGCACCCAGTCGGCCGGGCTGGCCTCGGGTATGTCTGCGAAATTCTTTTCTCCGGAGGCAGCGTTGCCGGGCGCGGTGGCTGCCGTGCTGCACAACAT comes from Corynebacterium cystitidis and encodes:
- a CDS encoding bile acid:sodium symporter family protein — encoded protein: MSISVDQAQAREDRSAAIAVTGFPLFILAGAILAYFVPAPFLPLADYITYFLMIIMFAMGLTLTIPDFKEIARRPWPVLIGVVAQFIIMPLTAVAVARLLGLNEMLTLGLLMLGSVPGGTSSNVIAYLAKGDVALSVAMTSVSTLVSPIMTPLIMLWLAGQQTEVDAMGMAWSLAQTVLLPVIGGLIIRYFFDSFVEKITPALPWVSIVGIGGVVFPTVAANVERLAQVGLIVFVAVLLHNVFGYVLGWVTGKVGRFRDPQVRTLSTEIGTQSAGLASGMSAKFFSPEAALPGAVAAVLHNITGAIFAAIMRRIPLAEEVCAGEQGNTK